CCTCGTCGGACCGGGACACGGCGGCCACGGCGAGCGCCGGCCTGGCGGCCGAGGCCCTCTTCAACGTGTCGGGCCTGGACCGGCAGCTCCAGCGCTTCCTGCCCAGCAACCCGGTGCTGAGGGACTTGTCCCTGCAGATTGCCACCACCTACAACGACGCCACCCGGCAAGCGGAGCCCACCGCACAACTGGAGTCGAAGTTCCTGAGCGAGCAGCTTAAAATCGGAATGACACAACCGGTGAGCGGACGCGGCACGCGGGCGCGCGCCGAGTACCGCTTCGACGACCGACTCTCTGCTCAGGCCCAGTGGGACAACGAGAACAGCGAAGCCTCGTTCGGCAACCTCGGGCTCGAGCTGAAGCTCAGCTGGGAGGTCGAGTAGCCCGCGCCGCCATGGCGTGGGTGCTGCTGCTGTGCGTGCTCTGCGCACGCGCGGCGGTGGCGCAGTCCGGCGAGGGCGGCGAGTCCTCGCCCACCGTCGTCGCGGTGGAGCTGCACCTGCCGGGCGGCGCGGACGCGCAGGGCCTCAGCGGGCTGGTGGCGGTGCGCAAGGGGCAGACGCTGTCGCCGGGCGCCGTGCGGCGCTCGCTGGAGCAGCTGTGGGCCACGGGCCGCTTCACGGACGTGGTGGCGCGTGCGGTGGACGTCCCCGGCGGAGTCCGGCTGGTGTTCCAGCTGACGCCGGTGGCACGGCTGGCGCGGCTGCGCTTCGAGGGCAACGCGGTGCTGTCCGAGGGCGAGCTCATCGACGCGAGCGGCCTGCTGGAGGGCGGGCCGCTGGACGCGGAGGAGCTGGAGGGCGCGGTGTCCGCCGTCCTCCAGGCGTACCAGCGCAAGGGCTACGACTCCGCGAAGGTGACGGCGCGGCAGGAGCCGGTGACGGACGGCGTGGCGGTGACGCTCATCGTGGACGAGGGCGTGCCCACGCGGGTGAAGATGGTGACGTTCTCCGGCAGTCCGGGCCTGCCGCTGCCCCGGCTGCTGGAGGTGCTGGAGCTGCGGCCGGGCGAGGTGTTCGACCGGGCGCGCCTGGACACGGGGCTGGATGGGCTGCGCACGCTGCTGCGCGAGGCGGGGCACTGGCGCGCGCAGGTGGGCACGCCCGCGGTGCTGGTGGAGGGCAGCGCGGCCTCGGTGGCGGTGCCGCTGGCAGCGGGGCCGCGGTACGAGGTCCGCTTCCACGGCAACCACCGCTTCCCTCCGGCGCTGCTGGAGCGGGTGCTGGCACACGACACGGCGGAGTCGCTGGACGAGGTGGTGGCGGGCCGGCTGGCGCGGCGGGTCGAGTCCTTCTACCGCTACCGGGGCTTCCATGACGTGCGCGTGCGGCCCCGGGACGTGGTGCGTCCGGATGGGGAGCGGGCCGCGCTGGTCTTCGACGTCGAGGAGGGCCAGTCCCTCAAGGTCACCGAGGTGCGCTTCCACGGCAACGCGGGCCTGGGCTCGGAGCGGCTGCGCACGCTGCTGGTGGACAGGGTGCGCGCGGGCGAGCCTCGGCAGGACCTGGACCTGCGCCTGCTGGACGACCCGCTGGACGTGGAGGGCCGCCATGGCCCGGAGGTGGGCGAGCTGGAGCCTCCGCCGGACCCGTCCACGGTGTACGTGGAGGACGCGTGGCTGGAGGCCATGGACGCGATGAACGAGGCGTACCGCGAGGAGGGCTTCCTCTCCGCGGTGGTGACGTTCCGCGGGCTGACGGTGGACGTGACGGGCCGCACGGCGGTGGCGGACTTCGACGTGGAGGAAGGGCCGCAGGCGCGCGTGGTGGACGTGCGCTTCGAGGGTGTGCCGAAGGAGGTGCCGCTCCTCGCGGCGAACGCGAAGGTGCGCCGCGGTGACCCGCTGAGCTTCGACAAGGTGGAGGAGGCACGGCAGGCGCTGGAGTACTCGCTGGCGCAGTGGGGCTACCTCTTCTCGCGCGCCACCACGGAGACGGGCGTCGGCGAGGACGGGCAGGCTGCGACGGTGGTGTTCCGCGCGGACCCGGGGCCCCAGGTGCGGGTGGGGAAGATACTGGTGCAGGGGCTGACGCGGACGGACCTGGACCTGGTGCTGGGCAACCTGAACCTGGAGGAGGGCAAGCCCGTCGCGCTGGAGGAGCTGACGGAGGGCCAGCGGCGGCTGGCGCGGCTGGGCGTGTTCCGTCAGGTGGACGTGGCGCTGGCGGACCCCACGCGGCGCGAGGAGACGAAGGACGTCCTGGTGTCGGTGCAGGAGCGGCCCCGGCTGGATGGCGAGGTGTCCGGTGGCTACTTCCTGGTGGACGGTCCGCGAATCTCCGTGGACGCGGCCTACCGCAACCTGGACGGGCTGGGGCTGAGCCTGCTGGCGC
The window above is part of the Pyxidicoccus xibeiensis genome. Proteins encoded here:
- a CDS encoding POTRA domain-containing protein, whose amino-acid sequence is MAWVLLLCVLCARAAVAQSGEGGESSPTVVAVELHLPGGADAQGLSGLVAVRKGQTLSPGAVRRSLEQLWATGRFTDVVARAVDVPGGVRLVFQLTPVARLARLRFEGNAVLSEGELIDASGLLEGGPLDAEELEGAVSAVLQAYQRKGYDSAKVTARQEPVTDGVAVTLIVDEGVPTRVKMVTFSGSPGLPLPRLLEVLELRPGEVFDRARLDTGLDGLRTLLREAGHWRAQVGTPAVLVEGSAASVAVPLAAGPRYEVRFHGNHRFPPALLERVLAHDTAESLDEVVAGRLARRVESFYRYRGFHDVRVRPRDVVRPDGERAALVFDVEEGQSLKVTEVRFHGNAGLGSERLRTLLVDRVRAGEPRQDLDLRLLDDPLDVEGRHGPEVGELEPPPDPSTVYVEDAWLEAMDAMNEAYREEGFLSAVVTFRGLTVDVTGRTAVADFDVEEGPQARVVDVRFEGVPKEVPLLAANAKVRRGDPLSFDKVEEARQALEYSLAQWGYLFSRATTETGVGEDGQAATVVFRADPGPQVRVGKILVQGLTRTDLDLVLGNLNLEEGKPVALEELTEGQRRLARLGVFRQVDVALADPTRREETKDVLVSVQERPRLDGEVSGGYFLVDGPRISVDAAYRNLDGLGLSLLARGKVNYAGWSAEALSEDRRVACDQRTPDGGVAPGCDAELQGLSGLGGRGNLALAQPRLFFLLPLEVGARLDLIGERVHRPSYVSTRFAAAAALNWAAASWLNLSLSYEVENNRLRSRAGVLELLNRADQERLRYPFGDFTLHSLRPSATLDFRDDPANPRRGVVFVSSAEFTRGLSVRPTDVAGNRVTEYPIDGVKLSSNLSGYIPLGRRASVALSARAGTIIPLEPEAQAIGSKLFYLGGSSSLRGFREDGVLPEDVRGVVRQRLQDCRALITPSGCSAELKAVLAGQVPASQGGELFTLGKAELRLPALTSLDLGLFFEAGNLWLDRTQFDPGRLRYAAGAGLRYVTPVGPLAFDVGFNLDPDEAVNEATTQFHFSIGTF